One window of Bacteroidales bacterium genomic DNA carries:
- a CDS encoding iron-containing alcohol dehydrogenase, with protein sequence MENFTFHNPTKIVFGTGNLPSIGEETKPYGKKALLVYGQKSIKKLGVYDQVVEALKKANIEIIEHPGVKPNPVLSHAREGVKKCKSSGVDVIVAAGGGSVIDEAKSIAAGAVSDADVWDFFMQKVPVNEALPLIDVLTMPATGTEMNGSMVITNEENQVKSGFVAHALHPKVSFLDPSLTYSIPKETTAHACTDMIAHLVEGYFNSMEEFVPVVDGYIEGIIRGIMKSADRVMEKPDDYDGRANIMWGATLAWNGIGQRGFKGAYVPCHMMEHPLSGIYDIAHGAGLSIVIPAWMKYKKEDVRHRIELFGRNVMGIDPGSTSDLADTTIKELEKWYRSIGTPVTFQEAGIENPDYDALAEQADFLSNYMGVPGYTKEDIKNIYRLADEKEAYEKN encoded by the coding sequence ATGGAGAATTTTACATTTCACAATCCGACAAAAATAGTATTTGGAACTGGAAATTTACCCTCAATCGGGGAGGAAACAAAGCCCTACGGGAAGAAAGCGTTATTGGTGTACGGTCAGAAGAGCATCAAAAAGCTTGGCGTCTATGATCAGGTAGTGGAAGCCTTAAAGAAGGCAAACATTGAAATCATTGAACATCCTGGAGTTAAGCCCAATCCGGTTTTATCCCACGCAAGGGAAGGAGTTAAAAAATGCAAGAGCTCAGGGGTGGATGTAATTGTTGCTGCCGGGGGAGGCAGTGTCATCGATGAAGCCAAAAGCATTGCAGCCGGGGCTGTATCAGATGCAGACGTATGGGACTTTTTCATGCAAAAGGTCCCGGTCAACGAAGCCTTACCCCTCATCGACGTACTCACAATGCCGGCAACCGGTACGGAGATGAACGGATCGATGGTGATCACCAATGAGGAAAACCAGGTAAAAAGCGGTTTCGTTGCACATGCCCTTCATCCGAAAGTATCCTTTCTCGACCCCAGTTTAACATATTCCATTCCCAAAGAAACTACAGCCCATGCCTGCACCGATATGATCGCCCACCTGGTGGAAGGATATTTCAATTCGATGGAAGAATTTGTTCCGGTGGTTGATGGCTATATTGAAGGGATCATCCGGGGGATTATGAAAAGCGCAGACAGGGTTATGGAAAAACCCGATGATTATGACGGAAGGGCCAACATCATGTGGGGCGCTACCCTGGCATGGAACGGCATTGGCCAGAGAGGCTTTAAAGGAGCCTACGTACCCTGCCACATGATGGAACATCCGCTCAGCGGAATATATGATATTGCGCATGGTGCCGGCCTTTCCATCGTCATTCCCGCATGGATGAAATATAAAAAAGAAGACGTGCGCCACCGGATTGAATTGTTTGGACGGAATGTGATGGGGATCGATCCCGGAAGCACCTCAGACCTGGCAGATACTACCATTAAAGAGTTGGAAAAATGGTACAGAAGCATAGGAACCCCGGTAACATTCCAGGAAGCCGGAATTGAGAACCCGGATTATGATGCCCTGGCAGAACAGGCCGATTTTCTGTCCAATTATATGGGTGTTCCAGGATATACCAAAGAGGATATAAAAAACATCTATCGGCTGGCAGATGAGAAGGAAGCTTATGAGAAGAATTAA